A genomic stretch from Methanobrevibacter sp. includes:
- a CDS encoding hydrogenase has translation MKLYDQIFDVVKQFRKLFSPGPVTNADVSGSITAEIFLIVSLVLSAILLRHVNLLLAGLVTLILAVVLIANIPLIPKFKIEQEDSLEKMVFYAVMTLAILGIFLYWGGSLV, from the coding sequence ATGAAACTATATGATCAAATATTCGATGTTGTAAAACAATTTAGAAAATTGTTTTCACCAGGTCCTGTAACAAATGCAGATGTTTCAGGAAGTATTACTGCGGAAATATTTTTAATTGTTTCATTAGTGTTATCAGCGATATTATTAAGGCATGTTAATTTATTGCTTGCAGGTTTAGTGACATTAATATTGGCAGTTGTATTAATTGCAAATATTCCACTTATACCTAAGTTTAAAATTGAACAAGAGGATTCCTTGGAGAAAATGGTATTCTATGCGGTGATGACACTTGCAATCTTAGGCATATTCTTATACTGGGGTGGTAGTCTTGTCTAA
- the mbhE gene encoding hydrogen gas-evolving membrane-bound hydrogenase subunit E, with product MSNTTIRNLFAAVLTAVFSVTLLDAVFHLSSMIQPGISNVYNALGTQIAPNLVTVVIFDFRAYDTLGESIILLTAGLVVLLIFGRGLLGDKQ from the coding sequence TTGTCTAATACTACTATTCGTAATTTATTTGCAGCTGTATTGACAGCAGTATTCTCTGTTACTTTACTGGATGCAGTATTCCATTTAAGTAGCATGATCCAACCTGGTATCAGTAATGTTTATAACGCTTTAGGAACCCAGATTGCTCCAAATTTAGTTACTGTAGTAATTTTTGATTTTAGAGCATATGATACACTGGGTGAGTCAATTATATTATTAACTGCTGGATTAGTTGTTTTACTTATATTCGGTAGAGGATTATTGGGGGATAAACAATGA
- a CDS encoding MnhB domain-containing protein, with protein MSQGSMILKLISLPISIILICLGIMTILGGHITPGGGFQGGAMIASGIILSILVYGLGNSPLELSHAYIEVLESVGALGFVIFGLIGLFVGGFFLYNVGTDLFNIVPAAIQNVFHYPDVTNAGIIPYLNVFVGLKVFVGLSSIVIAFAGFKKLVEEGE; from the coding sequence ATGAGTCAGGGCAGTATGATTTTAAAACTTATATCTTTGCCGATTTCCATTATTCTAATCTGTTTAGGTATAATGACTATTCTTGGAGGTCACATCACTCCTGGTGGAGGTTTCCAAGGTGGTGCAATGATAGCTAGTGGAATTATATTATCTATTCTTGTTTATGGTTTAGGTAATTCTCCATTAGAATTATCTCACGCTTATATTGAAGTATTGGAATCTGTAGGTGCATTAGGATTCGTAATTTTCGGGTTAATCGGTTTGTTTGTAGGAGGATTTTTCCTATACAATGTAGGTACTGATTTATTCAATATAGTTCCTGCTGCAATTCAAAACGTGTTCCATTATCCGGATGTTACAAATGCAGGTATCATTCCTTATCTTAATGTATTTGTAGGTTTAAAGGTATTTGTAGGATTATCCTCAATTGTAATTGCATTTGCAGGATTTAAGAAATTAGTTGAGGAGGGTGAATAA
- a CDS encoding energy-converting hydrogenase B subunit J yields MLSIGPIIMGLILGLIIGSQIKTAMSDANFTLGSFVVILIAGIIVAWQSGNYPFYNDLPISTAFLSAMIGIFVGKLLFARSK; encoded by the coding sequence ATGTTATCTATTGGTCCAATAATAATGGGTTTGATATTAGGTTTAATTATAGGATCTCAAATTAAAACCGCAATGTCAGATGCAAATTTCACTCTCGGTTCATTTGTAGTAATTTTAATTGCAGGAATTATTGTAGCATGGCAATCAGGTAATTATCCATTTTACAATGACTTACCTATTTCCACTGCATTTCTATCTGCAATGATTGGAATTTTTGTAGGCAAACTACTATTTGCAAGGAGTAAATAA
- a CDS encoding 4Fe-4S binding protein, translating to MFLSTNTCENGDCIKSCPTKSIRLINGKPFSCLTCGICYKNCPNGAIFQNSYGGYVVDRAKCNGCGMCMYNCPTNNISIEDGIVYGICSRCGVCAEAYPECRVDGFEMERDKQITLIKSMNILNPPLKDVPHKSEYLVTEVSRSYFGTDTDKCILCGRCEEYCPTGAIHVRIDRDEGICRECRLCSDVCPNESMNKHQMVNKSTCTLCLNCMKACPHNAISVDDFTIIVNKINQKATGKIISCLNCGLCADLCENESLKNVDGKLRYDPTSDTENISHEVAIASCPVHTLTEDDEMFIYDEYEDVELPALSGFCVSCGKCVQVCDDAHARQYMTHTWDGNVSDDCISCGICVEVCQEDAITLHRGTISVKLDKCILCENCAVHCPVDAIPKSTMYKNEIVGGFNFIEQKLCMHCGVCHGICSYDAIDEIDGNYVVNEEKCTYCGACKNACPAKAFLFERNFKDSIEGI from the coding sequence ATGTTTTTATCGACTAATACATGTGAAAATGGAGATTGTATTAAATCATGTCCTACAAAATCTATAAGATTAATTAACGGAAAACCATTCAGCTGTTTAACTTGCGGAATATGTTATAAAAACTGTCCTAATGGAGCTATATTCCAGAATAGCTATGGCGGATATGTTGTAGACAGAGCTAAATGTAACGGCTGTGGAATGTGTATGTACAACTGTCCAACAAACAATATTTCAATTGAAGACGGTATTGTTTATGGAATCTGCTCACGTTGTGGAGTTTGTGCAGAAGCATATCCTGAATGTCGTGTAGACGGCTTTGAAATGGAAAGAGACAAGCAGATTACTTTAATAAAATCAATGAACATATTAAATCCTCCATTGAAGGACGTTCCTCATAAATCAGAATATCTGGTAACTGAAGTATCAAGAAGTTACTTCGGAACAGACACTGATAAATGTATTTTATGCGGAAGATGTGAAGAATATTGTCCAACTGGAGCCATTCATGTCAGGATTGATAGGGATGAAGGAATTTGCCGTGAATGTAGATTATGTAGTGATGTCTGTCCTAACGAATCAATGAACAAGCATCAAATGGTAAACAAATCTACCTGTACACTTTGTCTGAATTGTATGAAGGCATGTCCTCATAATGCGATTTCCGTTGATGACTTTACTATTATTGTTAATAAAATTAATCAGAAAGCAACTGGAAAAATCATTTCCTGTCTCAATTGTGGATTATGTGCTGATTTATGCGAAAATGAATCACTTAAAAATGTTGATGGTAAATTAAGATATGATCCAACATCAGATACTGAAAACATTTCTCATGAGGTAGCTATTGCTTCATGTCCAGTTCATACATTAACTGAAGATGACGAAATGTTTATTTATGATGAGTATGAGGATGTGGAATTGCCTGCATTGTCCGGATTCTGTGTAAGCTGCGGTAAATGTGTACAGGTTTGTGATGATGCGCATGCACGTCAATATATGACTCATACATGGGATGGAAATGTTTCAGATGATTGCATATCCTGTGGAATATGTGTAGAAGTATGTCAGGAAGATGCAATTACATTGCACAGGGGCACAATATCTGTAAAATTGGATAAATGTATTTTATGTGAAAATTGTGCTGTTCACTGTCCGGTTGATGCAATTCCAAAATCTACAATGTATAAAAATGAAATTGTTGGTGGATTCAACTTCATTGAACAAAAATTATGTATGCATTGTGGAGTATGTCACGGAATTTGTTCTTATGATGCAATCGATGAAATTGATGGTAATTATGTAGTTAATGAAGAAAAATGTACATACTGTGGAGCCTGTAAGAATGCATGCCCTGCAAAAGCATTTTTATTCGAAAGAAATTTTAAAGATTCAATAGAGGGTATTTAA
- a CDS encoding 4Fe-4S binding protein, producing MSSILRIALEGAFTNFKRIFFAADRVTDMEMRRQISTLSVEVDDRVDEKACIGCAGCANVCPTGAVEMKKLASPVKITDGWVKTEVPEINLEKCVVCYYCHDFCPVFSLYGEKGTIHPSCVGDQEVDISEAIEKPFKISDDKLKFIAQYLSDQTVLKNREDGD from the coding sequence ATGAGCAGTATACTAAGAATAGCTTTAGAAGGAGCATTTACTAACTTTAAAAGAATCTTTTTTGCAGCTGATAGAGTTACAGACATGGAAATGAGAAGGCAAATATCAACACTTTCTGTCGAAGTCGATGACAGGGTTGATGAAAAAGCCTGCATTGGATGTGCGGGATGCGCCAATGTCTGTCCAACAGGTGCAGTTGAGATGAAAAAATTAGCAAGTCCTGTAAAAATAACAGATGGCTGGGTTAAAACTGAAGTACCTGAAATTAATCTTGAAAAATGTGTTGTATGTTACTATTGTCATGATTTCTGCCCTGTATTTTCACTGTATGGTGAAAAAGGAACAATTCATCCAAGCTGTGTCGGGGATCAGGAAGTTGACATTAGCGAGGCTATTGAAAAACCATTTAAAATATCTGATGATAAACTCAAATTTATTGCACAATATTTATCTGATCAAACAGTATTGAAAAATAGAGAGGATGGTGATTAG
- a CDS encoding NADH-quinone oxidoreductase subunit B family protein yields MGLKSFSRARAIHVMLVYTGGCNGCDIEIVNSILSPRFDAEQYNVFLTWNPREADVLVVTGPVTHLNRKPLEEIYEAIPNPKLVVAAGSCALMGGVYKNCYGDIPSEEIEGPVENIIPVAAKVPGCAVRPQDVLAGVVSLLPTLLDAD; encoded by the coding sequence ATGGGTCTTAAATCATTTTCAAGGGCAAGGGCAATACATGTCATGTTAGTTTATACTGGCGGATGTAATGGATGCGATATTGAAATAGTTAACTCAATATTATCACCAAGATTTGATGCTGAACAATATAATGTGTTTTTAACATGGAATCCTCGTGAAGCTGACGTGTTGGTTGTCACAGGACCTGTAACTCATTTAAATAGAAAACCGTTAGAAGAGATTTATGAAGCTATTCCTAATCCTAAATTAGTTGTAGCTGCAGGAAGTTGTGCTTTAATGGGTGGAGTATACAAAAATTGTTATGGTGATATTCCATCAGAAGAAATTGAAGGACCAGTCGAAAATATCATACCAGTAGCTGCGAAAGTTCCTGGTTGTGCAGTAAGGCCACAAGATGTTTTAGCAGGGGTAGTTTCCTTGTTACCAACATTATTGGATGCGGATTAA
- a CDS encoding nickel-dependent hydrogenase large subunit, which produces MDEKVPRSNIIETEIPMGTVHPAALEPYRVRFFVEDEIVQEAEITIGVNHRGIERIMEGLPVEKANALTEKICGICSNAHVWNSCRTAEMGLGIEIPERAKYIRVIMGELERLHSHFLYLAHGCEVLSHETFSMRVFYLREIVMELLAMIGGNRVQYGCSVLGGVRPRCDLDEAKLLRLKNDMDALEEGLTGFVDRFLADSILLSRITGIGVLPQKQAIELAVTGPTLRATGVARDLRTTMFEYDDFDFNVITQPDGDVKSNLIMRALESFESIKLIRQAIANIPEGKVVNRDWEMFDTDIIESYIEVPRGTLYHSYALESGRVRHSIIRTPSMANIGAMQYACIGDQITDAQLCIVQCDPCFTCTDRAIEIIRR; this is translated from the coding sequence ATGGATGAAAAAGTACCGAGAAGTAATATTATTGAAACTGAAATTCCAATGGGTACAGTTCACCCTGCTGCATTGGAACCATACAGGGTAAGATTTTTCGTTGAAGATGAAATAGTTCAGGAAGCAGAAATCACTATTGGTGTTAACCATAGGGGAATTGAAAGGATTATGGAAGGTCTTCCTGTTGAAAAAGCGAATGCTCTTACAGAAAAAATTTGTGGAATTTGTTCAAATGCACATGTATGGAATTCATGCAGAACCGCTGAAATGGGTTTAGGTATTGAAATTCCTGAAAGAGCTAAATATATTCGTGTCATAATGGGTGAACTTGAACGTTTACATTCACACTTCTTGTATCTGGCGCATGGTTGTGAAGTATTGTCCCATGAAACTTTCTCAATGAGAGTATTCTATTTAAGAGAAATCGTAATGGAATTGCTTGCAATGATTGGAGGTAACAGAGTTCAATACGGATGTTCTGTATTGGGTGGAGTAAGACCAAGATGTGATTTGGATGAAGCTAAGTTATTAAGACTCAAAAATGATATGGATGCACTTGAAGAAGGTCTTACAGGATTTGTTGACAGATTTTTGGCAGATTCAATCCTGCTTTCAAGGATTACCGGTATCGGTGTACTTCCTCAAAAACAGGCTATTGAACTGGCTGTAACCGGACCAACATTAAGAGCAACTGGTGTTGCAAGAGATTTAAGAACAACAATGTTCGAATATGATGATTTTGATTTTAATGTAATAACCCAACCTGACGGTGATGTAAAATCAAACTTAATTATGAGAGCATTGGAATCATTTGAATCAATTAAACTTATTCGCCAAGCAATTGCCAATATTCCTGAAGGTAAAGTAGTCAACAGGGATTGGGAAATGTTTGACACTGATATTATTGAAAGTTATATTGAAGTTCCAAGGGGAACTTTATATCATTCTTATGCATTGGAAAGCGGAAGAGTAAGGCACAGTATTATTAGAACTCCATCAATGGCAAATATTGGTGCGATGCAGTATGCCTGTATTGGAGATCAAATTACTGATGCTCAATTGTGTATTGTACAATGTGACCCTTGTTTTACATGTACTGACAGAGCAATAGAAATTATTAGGAGGTAG
- a CDS encoding NADH-quinone oxidoreductase subunit H, whose protein sequence is MFENTIIDSVIAVLATVLVCFVISTLLPGIERKYIHARIQQRIGPAVIAPGIMAPIKFMFKKNVDVSSPVPGLYKSLPIICFIVVLCILIALTPQAYRIPSLASLVAIVGFLKVEEICYVLMGALSKSVMSVNMPFPDQIKGAVHNNANRSFIEDISSKRSLRMITYGSFPLYLALFAPVTAARSIFLPDIVAFQHAHGPFLFTVAGGIAAIVFFIGYMIILNEYPFSIIKAKSDVIEGPYMEYAAKYRSVVYLTRGFFMFVLGVVFSVLFIGIPPNVFSWGILVNIAVALIFVVMMGIFSAFSPVFTNRQLLPTILGTTLLGILSIVLGLL, encoded by the coding sequence ATGTTTGAAAATACAATTATTGATTCAGTTATTGCAGTACTTGCAACTGTACTTGTATGTTTTGTAATTTCAACATTGCTTCCCGGAATTGAACGTAAATATATTCATGCAAGAATTCAACAGAGAATCGGACCTGCGGTAATTGCTCCGGGGATAATGGCACCAATCAAATTCATGTTTAAAAAAAATGTTGATGTTTCATCCCCTGTTCCAGGATTATACAAATCCTTGCCAATCATATGTTTCATTGTTGTATTGTGTATCTTAATTGCTTTAACTCCTCAAGCTTACAGAATACCTTCTCTTGCAAGTTTAGTGGCTATTGTTGGATTTTTAAAAGTAGAAGAAATATGTTATGTGCTTATGGGTGCATTATCAAAATCTGTAATGTCTGTTAATATGCCATTTCCGGATCAAATTAAAGGAGCAGTTCACAATAATGCAAACAGATCATTTATAGAGGACATCAGTTCAAAAAGATCTCTTAGGATGATTACTTATGGTTCTTTCCCATTATATTTGGCATTATTTGCTCCGGTAACTGCTGCTAGAAGCATATTCTTACCAGATATTGTAGCATTTCAGCATGCACACGGCCCATTCCTATTCACTGTAGCTGGTGGAATTGCAGCAATCGTCTTTTTCATTGGTTATATGATTATTTTAAATGAATATCCATTTTCAATAATTAAAGCAAAATCAGATGTTATTGAAGGACCTTACATGGAATATGCGGCTAAATATAGATCTGTTGTGTATTTAACCAGAGGATTTTTCATGTTTGTACTTGGTGTAGTATTTTCAGTATTGTTTATTGGAATACCTCCAAATGTATTTTCATGGGGAATTTTAGTTAATATAGCAGTAGCTTTAATATTTGTAGTTATGATGGGAATATTTTCAGCATTCAGTCCGGTATTTACAAACAGGCAGTTATTACCAACAATACTTGGTACAACATTGCTGGGAATTTTATCTATTGTACTTGGATTATTATGA
- a CDS encoding energy-converting hydrogenase B subunit P, whose protein sequence is MKFVMRPYHIVSLAGYIVEWDFPYRNLIIVNKTSEPIKIEIPVFHEEWIEEHRQLGLDVIPVSKDDNFLSMWKRAHAELDKVRPKNE, encoded by the coding sequence TTGAAATTCGTTATGAGACCATATCATATAGTAAGTCTTGCAGGATACATTGTAGAATGGGATTTTCCTTACAGGAATCTTATAATTGTAAATAAAACCTCTGAACCAATAAAAATAGAAATTCCTGTGTTCCATGAAGAATGGATTGAAGAACATAGGCAATTGGGACTTGACGTAATTCCTGTATCAAAAGATGATAATTTTTTAAGCATGTGGAAAAGAGCACATGCAGAACTTGATAAAGTAAGGCCAAAAAATGAGTGA
- a CDS encoding DUF5612 domain-containing protein: protein MSDCTLTIKTFEKKGVLDDITDVITSHGANISYVHLFVEKNNVGSINLELEHVGDIESLLSDLENIHEVRSVELHGSQLDIYGKRIIIVGGGAQVSQVAMGAITEADRHNIRGERISVDTIPLVGEKNISEAVEAISRLPRVSALVLAGSLMGGDITKAVKKVKKQSNLIVISLNMPGSVTEHADLIITDPIQAGVLAVMAVADTAVFNIERLGDNIKF, encoded by the coding sequence ATGAGTGATTGTACATTAACCATTAAAACTTTTGAAAAGAAAGGGGTTTTGGATGATATTACTGATGTTATCACTAGTCATGGTGCTAATATTAGTTATGTTCATCTTTTTGTCGAAAAAAATAATGTAGGTTCTATAAATTTGGAATTGGAGCATGTAGGAGATATTGAATCTTTACTGTCTGATTTGGAAAATATTCATGAAGTAAGGTCTGTTGAATTACATGGCTCTCAATTGGACATTTATGGTAAACGTATAATTATTGTTGGTGGCGGAGCACAGGTATCTCAAGTTGCTATGGGCGCAATAACCGAGGCAGACAGGCATAATATACGTGGAGAACGTATAAGTGTCGATACTATTCCATTGGTAGGTGAAAAAAATATATCTGAAGCTGTTGAAGCCATTTCCAGATTGCCTCGTGTAAGCGCTTTAGTTTTGGCAGGTTCACTTATGGGTGGAGATATTACCAAAGCAGTTAAAAAGGTTAAAAAACAAAGTAATTTAATAGTTATATCTCTAAATATGCCTGGAAGTGTTACTGAACATGCTGATTTAATAATTACTGATCCTATTCAGGCGGGGGTCCTGGCTGTTATGGCCGTTGCAGATACTGCTGTTTTCAATATTGAAAGGCTTGGAGATAATATTAAATTTTAA
- a CDS encoding Dna2/Cas4 domain-containing protein, which produces MMTISSIKTHMYCPMKLYIKNHVDTCENKDYQLAIEIKKLKIDVHDLIQKNMRKIKKDMCLVEIERLLSENIDSYIRNTADSIKSMDLKLETAQINEIIDDTYFNIKITALKIKQSMMIFDKHAFEIIDMFFPNSMYSYLLKDPQLELIGMCDKIEIIDGKYYPVIIKNSNPPVKGVWDQDAVELVSCAILLEEEFETDVYVGFVDYEKIGERRPVVMDVNLRKGLFDIMREVKEITDNKKLPNVKKNPRKCEKCEYHEVCMNDA; this is translated from the coding sequence ATGATGACAATATCTTCCATAAAAACACACATGTACTGTCCAATGAAACTTTATATCAAAAATCATGTAGATACCTGTGAAAATAAGGATTATCAGCTTGCAATAGAAATAAAAAAGCTTAAAATTGATGTTCATGATTTAATTCAGAAAAATATGAGGAAAATAAAAAAAGACATGTGTCTTGTTGAAATCGAACGCCTTTTATCAGAAAATATCGATTCATACATTAGAAACACTGCAGATTCAATTAAATCAATGGATTTAAAACTTGAAACAGCCCAAATTAATGAAATAATTGACGATACTTATTTCAACATCAAGATTACAGCGCTGAAAATAAAACAAAGCATGATGATTTTTGACAAACATGCATTTGAAATAATTGACATGTTTTTTCCAAACTCAATGTATTCCTACCTTCTAAAAGACCCTCAATTAGAATTAATCGGAATGTGCGATAAAATCGAGATTATTGATGGAAAATATTATCCTGTAATCATAAAAAACTCAAATCCTCCCGTAAAAGGTGTTTGGGACCAGGATGCTGTAGAACTTGTTTCCTGTGCAATACTTCTTGAGGAAGAATTTGAAACAGATGTATATGTTGGTTTTGTAGACTATGAAAAAATTGGAGAAAGACGACCCGTAGTAATGGACGTCAATCTTAGAAAAGGATTATTTGACATTATGCGGGAAGTTAAAGAAATCACAGACAACAAAAAACTCCCAAATGTTAAAAAAAATCCTAGAAAATGTGAAAAATGCGAATATCATGAAGTTTGCATGAATGATGCTTAA
- a CDS encoding sodium-dependent transporter, which translates to MTETKKSEWNSNLAFMMAMIGSAVGLGNIWRFPNVLYSNGGGSFMIPYIVSLFLLGISFVLVEYAVGFKFKKSLARILFSVSKKLEPVAWFILLIVFLITTYYVCVVGWDFIYIILSLTKAWGANPDLYFANNVLHATDSMSGIFTIVPNVLVSVFVIWFMAWFIIKRDLNDGIGNVSKILLPLLCIIVVIIVAFSLTLPGASIGYTQIFTPDWSALTNLNVWLAAFGQIVFSLSLGMAIAMTYASYLPEGSKLVDNAVIVAFSNSGFEVFNSIGIFSILGFMTLSTGIPFNELVTEGTGLAFVVFPQVFNTMGGVAYIIGPLFFLCILFAGITSVIALLEGVCYSISEKFLIERKKTATVVCIVGFLISCIFATGAGSTILGVFDAYLNNFALLFAILLECIIFGWVYKFDDLIDTLNSNSSIKVGKTWKAVIKYILPICIFGLWAQGVYSTAITADSISIIIMAILTVVLIVVPFIFAKLPAINKDYYNV; encoded by the coding sequence ATGACAGAGACAAAAAAATCAGAATGGAACAGTAATCTTGCATTCATGATGGCAATGATTGGTTCTGCTGTTGGTCTTGGAAACATCTGGCGTTTCCCTAACGTTTTATACTCCAACGGTGGAGGATCATTCATGATTCCATATATTGTTTCTTTATTCCTGCTTGGAATTTCATTTGTTTTAGTGGAATATGCAGTGGGATTCAAGTTCAAGAAATCATTGGCAAGAATATTGTTTTCAGTAAGTAAAAAACTGGAACCAGTAGCATGGTTCATATTATTAATCGTATTTCTAATTACAACCTATTACGTCTGCGTAGTGGGATGGGACTTCATTTATATTATATTGAGTTTAACAAAAGCATGGGGAGCAAATCCGGATTTATACTTTGCAAATAACGTTTTACATGCAACAGATTCAATGTCCGGAATATTTACTATCGTACCGAATGTTCTCGTATCAGTATTTGTCATTTGGTTCATGGCATGGTTCATTATCAAAAGAGACTTGAATGACGGTATCGGTAATGTCAGTAAAATTTTACTCCCGTTACTTTGTATAATAGTTGTAATTATTGTTGCATTCTCATTAACTTTACCAGGTGCTTCAATTGGATATACGCAGATTTTCACTCCAGATTGGTCCGCATTAACTAATTTGAATGTATGGTTAGCGGCATTTGGACAAATCGTATTTTCCTTAAGTTTAGGTATGGCAATTGCAATGACTTATGCAAGTTACTTGCCTGAAGGTTCAAAACTAGTTGACAATGCAGTCATCGTTGCATTTTCAAATTCCGGTTTTGAAGTGTTTAACTCAATTGGAATATTCTCAATTTTAGGATTCATGACATTATCCACAGGAATTCCATTCAATGAACTTGTAACCGAAGGAACAGGTCTCGCATTCGTTGTTTTCCCACAAGTATTCAATACAATGGGAGGCGTTGCATATATTATCGGACCATTATTCTTCTTGTGTATTCTCTTTGCAGGAATCACATCAGTCATTGCACTTCTTGAGGGAGTATGTTATTCAATTTCAGAAAAATTCCTTATTGAACGTAAAAAGACTGCAACAGTTGTTTGTATCGTGGGATTTTTAATTTCATGTATCTTTGCAACCGGTGCTGGAAGTACAATCCTCGGAGTATTTGACGCATACTTAAACAATTTCGCATTGTTATTCGCAATACTTCTCGAATGTATAATCTTTGGTTGGGTTTACAAATTTGACGACTTGATTGATACATTGAACAGTAACTCATCAATCAAAGTGGGAAAAACCTGGAAAGCTGTTATCAAATACATTCTACCTATTTGTATCTTCGGTCTTTGGGCTCAAGGAGTTTACTCAACAGCAATTACTGCTGATAGCATAAGTATTATCATCATGGCAATACTTACTGTAGTATTAATAGTAGTTCCATTTATTTTTGCAAAATTGCCTGCAATCAATAAAGACTACTATAACGTATAA
- a CDS encoding DNA polymerase subunit beta, protein MKQVRTRDFIYTSDDLYFASTNYIHPENRVISFLRYVPDPDGDREKDGKRYRKVGSEEAYSYLRENHPDYLYFSDVTNVEMMGVPLDKVEKVIKPEERLLGLKKTFESGGEVKNPELIAKLMDVADFFHFMADIPYDHLGISGSILPGLQKSDVSDLDFVVYGLDNHRRAIAAFKEHRGKEVYIPEVDKHITVEGITNDYWDFVYDKRMFDESLTKEEFRWYENRKANRGTINGTLFDILATKDYDEIEGTWGDTVYEPQGIAQIECDIVSALGAFDNPSLYTIENVEIIDGVNVPLDEVVSFTHTYAGEVVDGEHVVAKGKVEKVIVNGEFSHYRIVVGTTREAIDEYLKLKESPA, encoded by the coding sequence ATGAAGCAAGTAAGAACTAGAGATTTTATTTACACAAGTGACGATTTATATTTCGCATCAACAAATTACATTCATCCAGAAAACAGAGTAATTTCATTTTTAAGATATGTTCCTGACCCTGATGGTGACCGTGAAAAGGACGGTAAACGCTATCGAAAAGTAGGTTCAGAAGAGGCATATAGTTATTTAAGGGAAAACCATCCAGATTATTTATATTTCAGCGATGTGACCAATGTTGAAATGATGGGTGTTCCTTTGGACAAAGTTGAAAAAGTAATTAAACCAGAAGAAAGACTTTTAGGTCTTAAAAAGACTTTTGAAAGTGGCGGCGAAGTCAAAAATCCAGAATTGATTGCCAAATTAATGGACGTTGCTGACTTTTTCCATTTCATGGCGGACATCCCTTATGACCATTTAGGAATTTCAGGATCAATATTGCCTGGCCTTCAAAAAAGTGATGTATCTGATTTGGACTTTGTTGTATATGGTCTTGACAACCACAGAAGAGCAATTGCCGCTTTTAAAGAACATCGCGGAAAAGAAGTCTACATCCCAGAAGTTGACAAACACATTACCGTTGAAGGAATTACCAATGACTACTGGGATTTTGTATATGACAAAAGAATGTTTGATGAAAGCCTGACCAAAGAAGAATTCAGATGGTATGAAAACAGAAAAGCAAACAGAGGAACAATCAACGGAACTTTATTTGATATCTTAGCCACTAAGGATTATGATGAAATTGAAGGAACCTGGGGAGATACAGTTTACGAACCTCAGGGAATAGCTCAAATCGAATGTGACATCGTAAGTGCCCTTGGAGCCTTCGACAATCCTTCCCTATACACCATTGAAAACGTTGAAATCATTGACGGCGTGAATGTTCCTTTAGACGAGGTTGTTTCATTTACACACACCTATGCCGGAGAGGTTGTTGACGGAGAGCACGTGGTTGCAAAAGGCAAAGTTGAAAAGGTCATTGTAAATGGCGAGTTTTCACATTACCGCATTGTCGTCGGAACTACCCGTGAAGCAATTGATGAATACTTAAAGCTTAAGGAAAGTCCAGCTTAA